GTGTTAAAATACTTAAAGGCAAATGAAGAAAATTAAGGGTAGAGAAAATGAAGTTAAAAGATTTAATTAAAGATATTTATCAGAAAGAGATTGAAGAGCATTTTTTACTTTATGATGTTCAATCTATTTCATGTGATTCTCGAAAAGTTGATCAAGGTGGGCTCTTTGTTGCGATCAAGGGAGCTCGAAAAGATGGTACGGATTACATTGAAGAAGCTGTGGCAAAAGGTGCGGTTGTTGTTGCTGTTGACGGCGAGCAATCGATTGACCTTTTAAATAAAAATATTTGTATTCTAAAAGTTGAGGATACGAGAAAGTTTTTGGCGGATGCAACAAATCGAATTTATGACTTTCCTTCAAAAAAAGTGCAATGTCTTGGAATTACCGGCACAAATGGAAAAACAACAATTTCTTATCTTATTGAAGCAATTTTAAAGACTGCTCGACAGAAATGCGGCGTTATAGGAACGATCAACTGTCGCTACGGGGAACATATTGTCCCAATTGAAAACACGACGCCGAGCATTGTTGATATTTGTCATTATTTAACCGACATGAATGAGAATGGTTTTTCATATTGCGCTATGGAGGTTTCGTCTCATGCTCTTGATCAGGGCAGAGTTTCTGGAATTGATTTTAAAGCTGGCATTTTTACAAATTTAACACAAGATCACCTTGATTATCATCAGAGCATGGAAAGTTATTTTTTGGCAAAATCAAAGATGTTTTCTTCTCTTTTATTAGATTCTTTTGCCATTGTTAATATTGATGATTTTTGGGGTCAAAAGATAATTGAGCGAACAAAAGCCAAGGTTGTTTCCTATGGCGTTGAAAACAAAGCTGACATGATGGCCTTGAATATTGAATCAACGTTGTTTGGGTCAAAATTTATATTAAAATTAGGTCAGAATGAAACTGAAATCGAGACAACGCTTATTGGAAAGCATAATGTTTATAATATTTTAGCTGCGGCAGCGACTTGTTCCTGTATTGGTGTTCAACTGGAAGATATTCGATATGGTGTTGAGCATCTTAATTGTGTTCCTGGAAGGCTTGAGCCTGTTATTGCAGGGCAAGATTTTTTTGTTTTTGTGGATTATGCTCATACAGATGACGCTTTGAAAAATGTTTTGACAAGTCTTCGATCGGTTACGAAGGGGAAGCTTGTTGTTGTCTTTGGCTGTGGCGGGGATCGCGATAAGGAAAAAAGGGTTAAAATGGGAAGTGTGGTAAGCAGTCTTGCCGATTTTTCCATTATTACAAATGATAATCCGCGCAGTGAAAACCCTGAAGATATTGCACATAAAATTGTATCAGGATTTGACCATGATCGTTATTTGATTATTCTAGATCGTCGTCAAGCAATCCAAAAAGCATTTTCTATGGTTGAAAAGAACGACATCGTTTTAATTGCTGGCAAAGGACACGAAAATTATCAAATTTTAAAGAATGAAACAATTTCCTTTGACGATCGAAAAGTTGTTCGAGAATGTTTATCATGATGAATGTTAAAGAAATTATTAAAGCAACAGGTGGACATCTCGTGTATGGAGACCTTAATCAAAAAATTAATGGTGTGTCCACGGATTCTAGAACAGTTCTTAGAAGGAATCTTTTTATTGCTTTAAAGGGGAAGAAGTTTGA
This DNA window, taken from Candidatus Omnitrophota bacterium, encodes the following:
- a CDS encoding UDP-N-acetylmuramoyl-L-alanyl-D-glutamate--2,6-diaminopimelate ligase, with translation MKLKDLIKDIYQKEIEEHFLLYDVQSISCDSRKVDQGGLFVAIKGARKDGTDYIEEAVAKGAVVVAVDGEQSIDLLNKNICILKVEDTRKFLADATNRIYDFPSKKVQCLGITGTNGKTTISYLIEAILKTARQKCGVIGTINCRYGEHIVPIENTTPSIVDICHYLTDMNENGFSYCAMEVSSHALDQGRVSGIDFKAGIFTNLTQDHLDYHQSMESYFLAKSKMFSSLLLDSFAIVNIDDFWGQKIIERTKAKVVSYGVENKADMMALNIESTLFGSKFILKLGQNETEIETTLIGKHNVYNILAAAATCSCIGVQLEDIRYGVEHLNCVPGRLEPVIAGQDFFVFVDYAHTDDALKNVLTSLRSVTKGKLVVVFGCGGDRDKEKRVKMGSVVSSLADFSIITNDNPRSENPEDIAHKIVSGFDHDRYLIILDRRQAIQKAFSMVEKNDIVLIAGKGHENYQILKNETISFDDRKVVRECLS